The region CAGGTGCTTACGGGTTTGCTTATGGCTTCGCCAATGGCAAGTTCCGATGTAACAATATTGGTTGATAATCTCAAAAGCATTCCCTACGTGCAGTTAACTATCGATATGATGCGTAAGTTCGGTGTTGATGTTGAGAATATCAATAATTCGGAATTCAGAATTAAAGCGCCTCAGCGCTACAAGCCCTGCAAGTATAATGTTGAGGGCGATTGGAGTGGTGCTGCCTTTTTGCTTGTTGCTGGTGCAATTGCTGGAGAGGTTGAGGTAACGAACCTTAACCCACGCTCGCTTCAGGCCGATAGGGCAATTATCAATGCGTTAATGTGGTGTGGTGCATACGTTTCCATTCGCGAGAATAGTATTTTAGTGAAGATGGAGAATTTAGCTGGCTTTGATTTCGACGCCACGCATTGTCCCGATTTGTTCCCTCCATTAGTAGCACTTGCTTCGCATTGTGTTGGAGAATCAAAAATTCTGGGCGTTGGCCGACTAAAAGTAAAGGAGAGCGATAGGGCTGCAACGCTTATGGAGGAATTCACTAAATTGGGAATCGATATTAAGGTGCAGAACGATTTAATGATAATTCAAGGAGGAAAGCCGAAATCGGCTAAAGTTCAATCGTACGGCGACCATCGCATTGCAATGGCTTGCGCAGTTGCCGTATTAAACGGTAATTGCGAGGTTGAGATTGATGGCGCCGAAGCCGTATCCAAGAGTTATCCAGATTTCTTTAGTGACTTAAAAACAGTGACGAGTGACATGTGACAATCATCAAAAACTTCTTACGATCAACTATCAACCATCAACTATCAACTAGAATGAACACATTCGGACAAATATTCAGAATATCAATCTTTGGTGAGTCGCACGGCCCAGCAGTTGGGATTACTATTGATGGCGTAAAACCAGGATTACCCTTGCAGTTAGATGATTTTACACACGATATTTCACGACGTAAGTCTGGCGCAAAAGGCACTACGCCTCGAGTGGAAGACGATATTCCCGAAATAATCTCTGGATGGTTTAATGGTTTTACCACAGGTGCACCACTTACAATCATATTCAGGAATGCCAACACCCAATCGGCCGATTACGAGCGTATAAAGGATTTGCCACGACCCGGACATGCCGATTTTGTTGCCCATCATAAATTCAATGGCTATAACGATTACCGTGGTGGTGGCCATTTTTCGGGTCGTTTAACCCTTGCGCTGGTTGCTGCTGGCGTTATTGCAAAAAAGATGATTGAGCCAATAAACATAAATGCCAAGTTGATTTCGGTTGGAGGTAGTTGTGATATTGAGGCTACAATTAATAGGTCCCTCGAAAATAACGACTCCGTTGGAGGTATAGTTGAGTGTAGAGCAAATAATTTGCCCATTGGACTAGGCGAGCCATTCTTCGATTCGGTAGAGTCGTTAATTAGCCATATCGTTTTTGCTGTTCCAGCAATAAAGGGAATAGAGTTTGGTTCAGGTTTTTCGGCAGCAACAATGACGGGCTCTCAGCATAACGATAAATTCTTAGATGCCCAAGGCAAAACATCAACCAATAATGCTGGAGGAATATCTGGTGGAATAACCAATGGTAACGAGTTGGTTTTTTGTGTGGCTGTAAAACCAACATCGAGCATAGGTATTAAGCAGCAAACAATTAATTTGGCGAGTGGAAAGGTTGAGGACCTAGATATCAAAGGTCGCCACGATGCTTGCATTGCATTACGTGTTCCTGTGGTAATGGAGGCTGTAACAGCTATAGTTTTGGCAGATTTATCGATGATTAATCAAAGATTTTAACCGTTAATTCGGATTAACAACATTTCTTGTTTAAAAAATGTGAAATTTAAATGTATGATTATTGAGATCTTACATTTTGAAATGTATTTGCGAAAAAATGATCTATTAATGTTCGAGTAATGGCATTAATTGTAGTTGAATTTAATATTTCCGAGTGATTTTATTGAAAACTGTAATTTTGATTGGAATTGAGAATCTGCCATTTCAAACGATTTCAGAGAGTTGCATTAATTTAAAGGCGTTTCAAATTGCTGTAAAACATGGTTAATTTTATCGAATTGTTATAACTTTGCATCAATTTTCAAAAAATCCGTTATTCATCATAAATTCACAAATTCAAATGACAAAGACAAAAAAATTTATTTCTTGTGATGGTAACTATGCTGCAGCGCACATTGCTTATATGTTTAGCGAGGTTGCAGCAATTTTCCCCATCACCCCCTCATCAACAATGGCTGAGTATGTTGACGAATGGTCGGCATTTGGCCGTAAAAACATTTTTGGTGACACTGTAAAAGTTGCGGAGATGCAGAGCGAGGCTGGTGCTGCTGGTGCAGTGCATGGCTCATTACAATCGGGTGCATTAACCACAACCTACACAGCATCACAAGGGCTGCTACTCATGATTCCTAACATGTATAAAATAGCTGGTGAATTACTTCCAGGTGTTTTCCATGTTTCGGCTCGTAGTTTGGCTGCTCAGGCACTTTCAATCTTTGGTGATCATAGCGATGTTATGAGTGCTCGCCAAACCGGATTTGCAATGCTCGCTACTGGTAGTGTTCAGGAGGTTATGGATTTAGCAGCTGTTGCTCACTTAGTTTCAATTAAATCTCGCGTACCATTCGTTCATTTCTTCGATGGTTTTCGCACATCGCACGAGATCCAGAAAATTGAGATGCTTCAGAATGAAGATTTGGCTCCTCTTGTTGACCAAAAAGCATTACAAGCATTCCGAGACAGAGCTCTCAACCCAGAGCATCCAGTAACCCGTGGTACTGCTCAAAATCCTGATATCTACTTCCAATCACGCGAAGCTGCAAATAAATACTATGATGCAGTTCCCGATATGGTTGAGGAATACATGAAGGAAATCAACAAGTTAACAGGTCGTGAGTACCACCCATTTGATTACTATGGCGATAAGAATGCTGAAAATGTGATTGTTGCAATGGGATCGGTTACTGATACTTTAAAGGAAGTTGTTGATCACTTAATGGAAAAAGGCGAGAAGGTTGGTATCGTTTGTGTTCATCTATACCGTCCATTCTCCGCTAAATATTTCTTCAACGTAATGCCAAAGTCGGTTAAGCGTATCTGCGTTTTAGACCGTACCAAGGAGCCAGGTGCTAATGGCGATCCATTGTACTTAGATGTAAAAGATTTATTCTACGGAAAGGAAAACGCTCCTTTGATTATTGGCGGTCGTTACGGTTTGAGTTCAAAGGATACTACTCCTGCTCAAATGATTGCTGTTTTCGACAATCTTAAGATGAAGGAGCCCAAAAATCAATTCACTGTTGGTATTGTTGATGATGTTACTTTCAAATCACTACCTGTAGGTGCTGAAATTAACCTATCACCCAAGGGAACATTCCAGGCTAAATTCTACGGTTTGGGTTCTGATGGTACCGTAGGTGCTAACAAAAACTCAATCAAGATTATTGGTGATAACACTGATAAGTATAGCCAAGCTTATTTCGCTTACGATTCAAAGAAATCTGGAGGTATCACTGTATCGCACTTACGCTTTGGCGATCAACCAATCCGTTCACCCTATTTAGTTAATACACCTGACTTTGTAGCATGCCATGTTCCTTCGTATTTGGGTAAATATGATGTGCTTAAAGGTTTACGTAAGAATGGTACATTCTTGCTAAATACTATTTGGGATGTTGAAGAAACTAAGGAGAAACTACCAAATTCAATCAAGAAGTATTTAGCAGAAAATAACATCAACTTCTACATTATCAATGCCACTAAGATTGCTGAAGAAATTGGTCTAGGAAATCGTACCAACACTATTATGCAGAGCGCTTTCTTCAAGATTGCAGAGGTAATTCCATACGAAGTTGCCGTTAAACAAATGAAGAAAGCTATTGAGAAATCTTATGGCCGTAAAGGTGAAGAGGTTCTCAAAATGAACTATGCTGCCGTTGATAAAGGTGGTGAGGCTATAAAGGTTGCAGTTTCTGCAGACTGGGCTAATTTAGTACCCGAAAAACAAGCAAACATTGCAGGAGCACCAGATTTCATCAACAATGTTGTTAACCCAATCAACATGCAGAAGGGAGATGATCTTCCTGTAAGCGCATTTACTGATCGCGAGGATGGTACTTTCCCTGCAGGTACTACACGCTACGAGAAACGCGGAATCGCAGTTCATGTTCCTGAATGGAACGCTGATAATTGTATTCAGTGTAATCAGTGCTCGTACGTGTGTCCTCATGCTGCTATTCGTCCATTCCTATTAACCGATGAGGAATTGAAAAATGCGCCTGCTGGAACCAAAACCGTTAAAGGTAATGGAGGTACAAAGGAATACAACTTCCGTATGCAGGTAAGCGTACTGGATTGTACAGGTTGCGGTAACTGCGTAGATGTTTGCCCTGCTAAGACAAAGGCTTTAGAGATGAAACCGCTTGAGAGTCAAATGACAGAGGCTACTCGTTTCGACTATATGCATGATAAAGTTGGTTATAAAGATGTTCTTGGAAAAGATAAATCTGTTAAGAATAGCCAATTTGCACAACCTTTATTCGAGTTTAGCGGTGCTTGCGCAGGTTGCGGCGAGACTCCGTATATTAAGGCAATTACCCAACTTTATGGCGATAGAATGATTGTTGCCAATGCAACTGGCTGTTCATCAATTTATGGTGGTTCGGCTCCTTCAACTCCATACTGTGCTAATAGCGAAGGTCGTGGTCCTGCTTGGGCTAACTCTTTGTTTGAGGATAATGCTGAGTACGGTTTTGGTATTGCAACCGGTGTTGAGAAAATGCGTGATCGTATTGCTCAAAAATTGAACGAGGGATTAAATGCAGGACTTGCTGAATCTGCTAAAGAGGCTGCTAAAGAATGGCTGGCAGGTAGAAGCAATGCGGAGCAATCTAGAGTTGCTACAGCAAAACTTATAGAAGCCCTAGGAAAGGATAGCGGTAATCTTGCAAAAGATTTATTAAGCTACAAGCAGTATTTCGAGAAGAAGTCAGTTTGGATCTTCGGTGGTGACGGTTGGGCTTACGATATCGGATACGGTGGATTAGACCACGTTCTTTCTACTGGCGCAGATGTTAACGTTCTAGTTGTTGATACTGAAGTTTACTCAAATACTGGTGGTCAAGCTTCGAAATCTACACCTGTTGCTGCTGTGGCTAAATTTGCCGCTTCGGGTAAGAGAGTTCGCAAGAAAGATCTTGGTATGATGGCAATGTCCTATGGTTACGTTTATGTTGCTCAGGTTGCAATGGGAGCTGATCATAATCAGTACTTCAAAGCAATTAAAGAGGCGGAGGCTTATCCTGGACCATCATTGATTATTGCTTATGCTCCATGTATTAACCATGGTATTCGCAAAGGAATGGGGGCTACTCAGAACGAGGCTAAAATGGCTGTTAAGAGTGGTTACTGGCACTTATATCGTTTCAACCCATTGCTAGAAGCAGAAGGAAAGAATCCGTTCCAACTTGATTCTAAAGAGCCAGAATGGAATATGTTCCAAGATTTCTTGAAAGGAGAGGTTCGCTATACCTCACTTCAACTTTCGTTCCCCGATCAAGCTCAGGAATTATTCAAAGCTGCAGAGGAGAATGCAAAGTGGAGATATAACTCCTACAAGAAATTGGCAGGCTCAGGCAATGAGTAATTAATTTTCATACTATACAAAGGGAGTTGCTTTATGCAACTCCCTTTTTTATTTATGGATATATTTATTACTTTAGCATAGAAGTTTATAACTTCAATTGTATTTGTTTGACAACCATTATCTGCAACATGTCGCGTTTTCGAATCTTATTCATACTCTTTATTCTTGCTCTTAACTATTCAGTTCTAGGACAGCCGGTTTATAGACATTTAACCGTTGATGAGGGGCTTGCCGCAAGTGAGGTATACCATGTATATCAGGATTCTAAGGGATATATTTGGTTTGCAACCAATAATGGGGTAAGTAAGTTTGATGGTTACAGCTTCGAGAATTTTGACCTAGTGTCAGGGTTGGTTGATAATACTGTATTTGAAATTTACGAAGATTATAAACATAGAGTTTGGTTTATCCCTTTTTCCGGAAATCTTAGTTACTACGAAGATGGAAAGGTTAAAGAATACCCTTATAACGCCAAGATAAGCCAGCATTTCCCTAATAGCCGGGGCCCAATAAAGTTGTCGTTTTATGTCGATTCTTTAGATAATATCTACCTCGGTCTAAAGCAGT is a window of Tenuifilaceae bacterium CYCD DNA encoding:
- the aroC gene encoding chorismate synthase, whose product is MNTFGQIFRISIFGESHGPAVGITIDGVKPGLPLQLDDFTHDISRRKSGAKGTTPRVEDDIPEIISGWFNGFTTGAPLTIIFRNANTQSADYERIKDLPRPGHADFVAHHKFNGYNDYRGGGHFSGRLTLALVAAGVIAKKMIEPININAKLISVGGSCDIEATINRSLENNDSVGGIVECRANNLPIGLGEPFFDSVESLISHIVFAVPAIKGIEFGSGFSAATMTGSQHNDKFLDAQGKTSTNNAGGISGGITNGNELVFCVAVKPTSSIGIKQQTINLASGKVEDLDIKGRHDACIALRVPVVMEAVTAIVLADLSMINQRF
- the aroA_2 gene encoding 3-phosphoshikimate 1-carboxyvinyltransferase, with amino-acid sequence MKRFVRSSAVNGVVQAPASKSVAQRAIALASMAEGRSEILNVGNSDDCQAAIRVCKDLGATIDGDANHLIVDGGLKLPARPLNCGESGLSIRMFSPIASTLNGDITLIGEGSLMNRPMQIITDALNQFGVECSTANGFLPIQVKGPIKGGQISVDGSLSSQVLTGLLMASPMASSDVTILVDNLKSIPYVQLTIDMMRKFGVDVENINNSEFRIKAPQRYKPCKYNVEGDWSGAAFLLVAGAIAGEVEVTNLNPRSLQADRAIINALMWCGAYVSIRENSILVKMENLAGFDFDATHCPDLFPPLVALASHCVGESKILGVGRLKVKESDRAATLMEEFTKLGIDIKVQNDLMIIQGGKPKSAKVQSYGDHRIAMACAVAVLNGNCEVEIDGAEAVSKSYPDFFSDLKTVTSDM
- a CDS encoding pyruvate-flavodoxin oxidoreductase; the encoded protein is MTKTKKFISCDGNYAAAHIAYMFSEVAAIFPITPSSTMAEYVDEWSAFGRKNIFGDTVKVAEMQSEAGAAGAVHGSLQSGALTTTYTASQGLLLMIPNMYKIAGELLPGVFHVSARSLAAQALSIFGDHSDVMSARQTGFAMLATGSVQEVMDLAAVAHLVSIKSRVPFVHFFDGFRTSHEIQKIEMLQNEDLAPLVDQKALQAFRDRALNPEHPVTRGTAQNPDIYFQSREAANKYYDAVPDMVEEYMKEINKLTGREYHPFDYYGDKNAENVIVAMGSVTDTLKEVVDHLMEKGEKVGIVCVHLYRPFSAKYFFNVMPKSVKRICVLDRTKEPGANGDPLYLDVKDLFYGKENAPLIIGGRYGLSSKDTTPAQMIAVFDNLKMKEPKNQFTVGIVDDVTFKSLPVGAEINLSPKGTFQAKFYGLGSDGTVGANKNSIKIIGDNTDKYSQAYFAYDSKKSGGITVSHLRFGDQPIRSPYLVNTPDFVACHVPSYLGKYDVLKGLRKNGTFLLNTIWDVEETKEKLPNSIKKYLAENNINFYIINATKIAEEIGLGNRTNTIMQSAFFKIAEVIPYEVAVKQMKKAIEKSYGRKGEEVLKMNYAAVDKGGEAIKVAVSADWANLVPEKQANIAGAPDFINNVVNPINMQKGDDLPVSAFTDREDGTFPAGTTRYEKRGIAVHVPEWNADNCIQCNQCSYVCPHAAIRPFLLTDEELKNAPAGTKTVKGNGGTKEYNFRMQVSVLDCTGCGNCVDVCPAKTKALEMKPLESQMTEATRFDYMHDKVGYKDVLGKDKSVKNSQFAQPLFEFSGACAGCGETPYIKAITQLYGDRMIVANATGCSSIYGGSAPSTPYCANSEGRGPAWANSLFEDNAEYGFGIATGVEKMRDRIAQKLNEGLNAGLAESAKEAAKEWLAGRSNAEQSRVATAKLIEALGKDSGNLAKDLLSYKQYFEKKSVWIFGGDGWAYDIGYGGLDHVLSTGADVNVLVVDTEVYSNTGGQASKSTPVAAVAKFAASGKRVRKKDLGMMAMSYGYVYVAQVAMGADHNQYFKAIKEAEAYPGPSLIIAYAPCINHGIRKGMGATQNEAKMAVKSGYWHLYRFNPLLEAEGKNPFQLDSKEPEWNMFQDFLKGEVRYTSLQLSFPDQAQELFKAAEENAKWRYNSYKKLAGSGNE